In Ignavibacteriales bacterium, the sequence AATAGATGCCGCTCAATTTGCAAAGCGGGGGGGTATCAAAGTTATTTCAGTTACAAATAAACAAAGTTCCCCGATTACTTTTCATTCAGAGATCAGTCTTACGGTGAACAGCGAAAACATGCTTTTTACAAATTCATTTGCTGCCATTTCGGTTTTGATAAATGCGATTGCAACAGCATGTGCGCTTAAAAATAAAACTAAAGTAAAAAAGATTATAAAGGAATCCGGTCGGATAATGACAAATCAAAACCTGGTGATGAATTAGAAATCAATTTCAAAGAAAATTTTGGTGATAACTATGAAAAAAATACTGCTCATACTTTTATTATTTCAACTTCCATTAATAGCCGGAGTAACAGGAAAACTAATAGGCACTGTAACAGATGCAGAATCAGGCGAACCATTAATTGGAGCTAATATTATTCTTGAAGGAACTGCGCTTGGCGCTGCCACTAATGTTGACGGGCAGTTCGTAATATTGAATATCCCCCCCGGTGTTTACAGAGTTAAAGTTAGCTATCTTGGTTATGAATCAGTTGTCATCGAAGGCGTGAAAATTATTGTTGACCAAACTACAGAACTCCCCGTTGAATTAAGACCGCAATCAATTCAAACCGAGGAGGTGGTGGTTATCGCAAAATCAAATATGATTCAAAAAGATTTAACAAGCAGCATCTCGGTTATTTCACGCGACAAAATAGAAGCGCTTCCTGTTACATCTTTTACAGAATTATTATCTCTTCAAGCCGGCGTTGTCGGCAGCGGCACTAATTTACACGTAAGGGGTGGGCGCTCAAACGAAGTAGCATATCTTGTTGATGGTATGTATGTTCAGGATCCTTTACTCGGAAGATCACCGCTCGAAATAAGCAACGATGCTATTCAGGAAATGAGTCTGCTTAGCGGAACATTTAATGCTGAATATGGTCAAGCACTTAGTGGCGTCGTTAATATAGTTACACGGGAAGGGCAGGAAGATTACAATGGAAAGATTGAAGTGCGCTCAAGTGAATTTGGAATTAAAAGATATTCTGACCTGCACGAATTACGAATGACTGGAAGTTTAAGCGGGCCATTATTAACAAACGATCTGAATTTTTTTGCCTCTGCTGAACTTGATAAAAGCGGCAGCTATCTTCCGTTTGGGCACAACAAAACTCAATCATTCTTCACAAAAATTTCAACTTCAGTAATTCCTGATTTGAGGCTTTCACTTTCAAACCGTGGAAGTTTAGATGATTGGCAGAACTACAATCACTCTTACAAATTTATTCCTGAACAATATCTTCGTCAACATTCCGATAGCTGGCAAACAGGCTTAAACATTACCCACACCATTGCCAGCAATATGTTCTACGAATTAAGAGCTTCTTATTTTAATCAAGGATATTATTCCGGATTAGACAAAGATACTTCGCAATATATTTCAGATAATGAATGGAGCTATCTGGATAATGTAGGAAATGGTTTTGAATTTTTAAGCCGCGCTGACCCGCCCGAACTAACCGACAGTCGAACCGTGACTGCTGATTTCAGGGGCGATGCCGTCTGGCAAATTGATAATCTTAACGAAGTGAAATTTGGTGTTTCGTATAAAAAACATTGGCTTAACTATTACAACATTTATGATCCCAAAAGAAGTTTCCCTTGCATAAATATTTATAATACTAATCCATTTCAAGTCGCCGCTTATGTTCAAGATAAAATTGAATTTCCATTTCTGATCTTAAATCTTGGATTGCGATTCGATTATATGAATGCCAACGTAACTTTCAGGCAGGATCCTTTAATTCCAACTTCGCTTGTTAAGGTTGAACCGCGCACACAATTTTCTCCCAGGCTTGGAATTGCGCATCCAATTTCCGATCGTACAAAACTTCACTTTGCTTATGGACATTTTTTTCAAAATCCAAACTTCAACACGCTGTTTGAAAATCATCAATATGATTTGAATGTTCGCGAACCGTTATTCGGGCAGGCAAATCTTGATGCTGAAAGAACAATTGCTTACGAGGTAGGGGTATCTCACCAGCTTTCAGATAGAATTCTATTAGATGTTCGCGCTTATTATAAAGACATCACCGGACTGATTGGAACTAAATATTTATTTCCTTTTGTAGATGGGCGCTATACCGGTTATACACTTTATGTTAATGAAGATTACGCGAACGTAAAAGGATTTGAACTCACCTTAGATATGAGACCGGATAGATGGTTCTCCGGCGGATTCACATACACTTTCTCTGTTGCAAAGGGCAGTGCATCTTCCGAGACAGAACAATATCCCGGCACCCAGGAATCAACACAACTGTACTATCTCGATTTTGACCGCACACATGTTTTTAATGCAAACCTGACATTTACTATTCCCGAAAACGAAGGTCCGGAAATATTCGATTCAAAAATATTTGATAACATGGATTTCAGTTTTGTGATTCGTGCAAGTTCAGGTGCCCCCTATACCCCCGGCGGCAGGGATGTTGGTTTTGTTGAAAGCAATTCCTTGCGGCAGCCAGGAACTTATTCGATTGATCTTTTATTGGGGAAAGAATTTTTATTTAGCGGGAAATACTATTTCAGACTTTTTGCCCAAATACTAAACCTTACCGATCATCGTAACATTCTTTTTGTTTACAGCGATACCGGCGAGCCTGATTTTACTTTTGAAGGCGGTTATTCACCCGAGTATATGCAGGATCCATCCAATTTTGGACCGCCAAGATCAATTCGAATTGGTGCTTCATTTAGATTTTAAAACAAGAAAAGTTGAGAAGAAAATGAAAAGTAATTTTATAGTTTTTTGTTTGTGTATTTTCATCACACTCCCTTTGGCTGCTCAGGATGGAATGAAGGAATTTGAAAAAGAAAAAAACTCTTTCGATGTTGAAAAAATTTTAAGAATTGAAGACCGCGCTGGCGGAACTCATAATGCGAGTAATATTGGATTATTCTTTGAGAACCGAGGTAAACTTTATCCAAGAAGAATTACACAAGGACCATCCGGCGAATTTCCAATCAACAGCGGTAATCATTATATCTATAGGTTGAATCCTTTTGTTGGAATTCCCGGCAACGTAATTCAAGGCAGATACACAACTAACGAAGAGTGGGAAGCAGCTTACGGCTATCAAAACCCCGACCTTGCTCAAATTGCTTTTAGTGATAACCCCGCTACCTGGGATCCAAACCGCGGCTGGCCCATTAATGATTCAAACGGCGATCCTTTATTTTTTTCTGATCAGGATAGTTACTGTGCCTATAACGACAGTAATAACACTGTGAAAATTCTTGGACTGCAGATTAATCAGATTGGCTATGCCTATGGTGTTAGTTTTGCGAGCAATCTACTTTTCTATAAATACGAAATCGTTAATAACAGTTCAAACATTTATGACAGCCTCTACTTTTCTAATTATGTTGATTTGGATTTAGGAAATATCAGCGGTGGTACTCCTGAATATGAGGATGATAAACTCGGCTTCGACAAGGGAAAAAACTTTGTTTATTTCTACGATTCAGATTCTTACTCACCCGAGTGGCCCGATGGAAATGTTGGTATGATGGGTGTAGCTTTTTAAAAACTCCTGAGGTAAACGGAGATCAATTAGGTTTAACAGATTTTCACTATAACATTTATAATGATGACAGAGACATTGATACTGTGCAGTATGGTATAATGAGCAGTGCCTCCACCTTATTCAACTCAAGCTTTGGAGGAGATTATTTTCATCTTGGTGCAAATCCCGATCTTCATTTTGATGATACAACTACGATTCCCTCTGGAGGATTAGATATTCTTGCTAATATAAGTTCCGGTCCTTATGAAATTCATCCCGGTGATACGCTTGTTTTTTATACTGTAATTGTCGCCGGTGAAACTAAAGACGGGCTTTTCCAAAGTCTGGATGAGGCTTATAAAATTTTGGATTTCAATTTCGAAATTGCCAAAGCGCCGTCAACACCCACCCTTACTGCCGTGTCTGGAAATAATTCGGTAAATCTTTATTGGGATGATGAGGCAGAAAATTCATTGGATAATTTTTCAGGTGAATATGATTTTGAAGGCTATCGTGTTTACAGAAGTGTTGACAAAGGAATCACCTGGACATTGCTCGCTGACTTCGATTTAATCAATGATATAGGTTTAGATCGTGGTTTGCAGTACAGCTATACGGATATTGGAGTTGTAAATGGAATTGAGTATTGGTATTCAGTAACAGCTTATGACAGAGGAGGGGATGCTCTGGAAAGCCTTGAAAGTTCCAAAGGCTCTAATGCTGATGCAAAAAATCTTGAAATAGTTATTCCAGTCTCCACCGCACTTGGACGCACTCCTGTTTCATCTGAAGACGTGATCCATTCAACTGGAGGATTATCAAACTATGTGCTTGATGTACTTCCAGCCGATTTAGAATCGCTCGCAGAAAATAACTATGATATTGGTTTTAGCTTTATCTCGAAAACAGAAAAAGGAAAGCTTAAAACTCAATTAACTTATGAAGTAGTTGATTCTTCAAGATCGTTGTCGCATCGGTATGGAATAGCTTTTAAAATTAACGGGATTTTCGATATTGTTGATCTGACTACCGGTGATGTGTTGAGAGAAGATATCAATTACACACCGAGAGCATTTCCAGGCGCGCTTTATTCTTCAAATGGTAGTATAATCCCTGGTATTGAAATACACATCTATGATCCGAATCCTTCAGCTCCGATTGACTCACTTCCCGCAGCAGGTGATTTGTTGACACTAAACTTTGCTGTAAACACAGTAAAAAATTCATCTGATTCTGTAATAGCAAACAGACCATTTATGCTTGATAAAATTCAGGCAACAACTGATGGAGTAGCATTCACTTTAACCAAACCGGAAATAATTCAGAATGTTTCAAGGATCGGGGGAGTAGATGATTTTAATATTGAGTTTAGTGTCTCTGACGAAAGTTTGGTTGAAAATGCCTTATATATTATTTCAGTTGAAGGCAGCGGGTATGATTCAGAAGGCAGCGGAATAATTTCATTATCAATTAAAACAGATTCTGTAATTGCTGAATTTGATTCACTTACAAATTTAGATTCATTTGAATTTAATGGGATATCAGGAAGTCTTGAATTTCCTAATGATGATCCTCCATCGCCCGGGAATATTTTTTCGGTTGAAACAATTGTACCCGTTGAGCCAAATATTCTTGATGGTTATTTGTTCAAGATAAAGGGGGCTGTTATCAATAGTGAAACAGTTTCGCAGGATATTAATAAAATCAGAGTTGTTCCAAATCCGTACGTGGTTTCTTCATTATTCGAACCTGAATTTGGAGAGCTGCGCCGAGAACCATTAAGGCAAATCCAATTTGTAAATCTACCGTCCGAATGCACAATCCATATTTTTTCCGTCAATGCTGATCTTGTTAAAACGCTTTATCATAATTCAACAAACGGAACTGAAACGTGGGATTTAAGGAGTGAAAGCGGAAGAGAAATAGCTCCGGGAGTTTACATTTATGTTGTTAAAAGTTCCGACGCAGAATTTATGGAACGATTTGCTGTTATAAAATAATTTTTTGGCTCCAAACTATTCAAGGAGAAATTTTAATGAAGAAAATAATTTTAATGATTTGCTTTCCTTTACTTGTATTCGCTCAAAATGCTAATCTTGGAACTTCCGGGGCACAGTTCCTTCAGATCCCTCTCGGCGCTCGTGCTAGCGCAATGGGTGGGGCAATAATTGGACTTACAGATGACGCTTCGTCGGTATTCTGGAATCCTGCAGGCATCTCAAATGTAAAGTCTATTGATGCGCATTTTTCCTATGCAAATTGGTTCAACCTGTTTGATCTTAATGCTGCTGCAATCGCCTTTAATGCTGGTGATGCTGGTGTCTTTGCTGCTCAGATGATTCTCTTCTCTACTGGTAAAATGGAAATCACTACAGTGGAAGAACCAAATGGAACAGGAAGATTTTTTGATGCACAGGATATTGCTTTAGGAATTTCTTATTCCAGATTATTGACTGATCGTTTTGCCGTTGGTGTATCTGCAAAATATATCTATCAAAGAATATGGAATGAAGTTGCCGATGGTTT encodes:
- a CDS encoding TonB-dependent receptor, producing the protein MKKILLILLLFQLPLIAGVTGKLIGTVTDAESGEPLIGANIILEGTALGAATNVDGQFVILNIPPGVYRVKVSYLGYESVVIEGVKIIVDQTTELPVELRPQSIQTEEVVVIAKSNMIQKDLTSSISVISRDKIEALPVTSFTELLSLQAGVVGSGTNLHVRGGRSNEVAYLVDGMYVQDPLLGRSPLEISNDAIQEMSLLSGTFNAEYGQALSGVVNIVTREGQEDYNGKIEVRSSEFGIKRYSDLHELRMTGSLSGPLLTNDLNFFASAELDKSGSYLPFGHNKTQSFFTKISTSVIPDLRLSLSNRGSLDDWQNYNHSYKFIPEQYLRQHSDSWQTGLNITHTIASNMFYELRASYFNQGYYSGLDKDTSQYISDNEWSYLDNVGNGFEFLSRADPPELTDSRTVTADFRGDAVWQIDNLNEVKFGVSYKKHWLNYYNIYDPKRSFPCINIYNTNPFQVAAYVQDKIEFPFLILNLGLRFDYMNANVTFRQDPLIPTSLVKVEPRTQFSPRLGIAHPISDRTKLHFAYGHFFQNPNFNTLFENHQYDLNVREPLFGQANLDAERTIAYEVGVSHQLSDRILLDVRAYYKDITGLIGTKYLFPFVDGRYTGYTLYVNEDYANVKGFELTLDMRPDRWFSGGFTYTFSVAKGSASSETEQYPGTQESTQLYYLDFDRTHVFNANLTFTIPENEGPEIFDSKIFDNMDFSFVIRASSGAPYTPGGRDVGFVESNSLRQPGTYSIDLLLGKEFLFSGKYYFRLFAQILNLTDHRNILFVYSDTGEPDFTFEGGYSPEYMQDPSNFGPPRSIRIGASFRF